One genomic window of Gossypium hirsutum isolate 1008001.06 chromosome D11, Gossypium_hirsutum_v2.1, whole genome shotgun sequence includes the following:
- the LOC107912334 gene encoding transcription factor MYB111 isoform X1: MGRAPCCEKVGLKKGRWTAEEDEILTKYIQTHGEGSWRLLPKNAGIYSQTFFLHFFCYSVMLMFLGCISIVYVSNFQGLLRCGKSCRLRWINYLRADLKRGNFTGEEDELIIKLHQSLGNRWSLIASHLPGRTDNEIKNYWNSNLSTKMYCFRRLSNQSLPVILNVTGRKGMKDNRGHSTKKENNGNSSSNKPMEVFIDEVVPFPSTPSLEKETFPSAVEDSTHLDPYEEDNERRIGVIPSSCQHTGDGDRYVENSMLCPTATDSVVEKETDIFSLFGSTESSGVLCFDNILDNELLQTNGDSTLSRWGLNQVSVDLENSGDLCPNKSAAINKQVESGDCGTGDLTSYFCTTSCFFDDCEVNNILDWDWERNELWDEKECIMPSWLWELDYNDKDDRLTLENNDLELHGSAVA, translated from the exons ATGGGGAGGGCTCCTTGTTGCGAAAAAGTTGGGCTGAAGAAGGGGAGATGGACGGCGGAAGAGGATGAGATTTTGACCAAGTATATTCAAACTCATGGAGAAGGCTCCTGGAGATTATTGCCCAAGAATGCAGGTATATACAGCCAGACCTTCTTCCTCCATTTTTTCTGTTACTCGGTCATGCTCATGTTTTTGGGTTGCATATCGATCGTGTACGTTTCGAATTTCCAAGGATTACTAAGGTGTGGGAAGAGTTGCAGACTAAGGTGGATTAATTACTTGAGAGCTGATTTGAAGAGAGGGAACTTTACAGGCGAAGAGGACGAACTTATCATTAAATTGCATCAATCCTTGGGAAATAG GTGGTCTTTAATCGCCAGTCACTTACCAGGGCGAACAGATAACGAAATAAAGAACTACTGGAACTCTAAtttaagtacaaaaatgtattgctTCAGAAGGCTATCCAATCAAAGTTTACCCGTGATTCTGAACGTCACCGGTCGAAAGGGAATGAAGGATAACCGGGGCCACAGTACCAAGAAAGAAAATAATGGCAATTCTTCATCAAATAAGCCTATGGAGGTTTTTATTGATGAAGTTGTGCCATTTCCTTCTACTCCATCCTTGGAAAAAGAAACCTTCCCCTCGGCTGTAGAAGATAGCACGCACCTGGATCCCTATGAAGAAGATAATGAGAGAAGGATCGGTGTTATACCCAGTTCTTGTCAACACACTGGGGATGGGGATCGATATGTAGAGAATTCAATGCTATGCCCTACGGCTACTGATAGCGTTGTTGAGAAAGAGACTGATATTTTCTCACTATTCGGAAGTACTGAAAGCAGCGGGGTGCTCTGTTTTGACAACATCTTGGACAATGAATTGCTACAAACAAATGGCGATTCCACGTTATCCCGGTGGGGATTGAACCAAGTCTCTGTCGACCTTGAGAACAGTGGAGATCTGTGTCCAAACAAATCAGCAGCTATTAACAAGCAAGTAGAGAGTGGCGACTGTGGGACTGGGGATTTGACTTCCTATTTCTGCACAACATCATGCTTCTTTGATGATTGTGAAGTCAATAATATTCTGGATTGGGACTGGGAAAGGAACGAGCTTTGGGATGAGAAGGAGTGCATTATGCCATCTTGGCTGTGGGAGCTCGATTACAATGACAAAGACGATAGACTTACATTGGAAAATAATGACCTTGAGTTGCATGGCTCCGCAGTTGCTTGA
- the LOC107912334 gene encoding transcription factor MYB111 isoform X2, producing MGRAPCCEKVGLKKGRWTAEEDEILTKYIQTHGEGSWRLLPKNAGLLRCGKSCRLRWINYLRADLKRGNFTGEEDELIIKLHQSLGNRWSLIASHLPGRTDNEIKNYWNSNLSTKMYCFRRLSNQSLPVILNVTGRKGMKDNRGHSTKKENNGNSSSNKPMEVFIDEVVPFPSTPSLEKETFPSAVEDSTHLDPYEEDNERRIGVIPSSCQHTGDGDRYVENSMLCPTATDSVVEKETDIFSLFGSTESSGVLCFDNILDNELLQTNGDSTLSRWGLNQVSVDLENSGDLCPNKSAAINKQVESGDCGTGDLTSYFCTTSCFFDDCEVNNILDWDWERNELWDEKECIMPSWLWELDYNDKDDRLTLENNDLELHGSAVA from the exons ATGGGGAGGGCTCCTTGTTGCGAAAAAGTTGGGCTGAAGAAGGGGAGATGGACGGCGGAAGAGGATGAGATTTTGACCAAGTATATTCAAACTCATGGAGAAGGCTCCTGGAGATTATTGCCCAAGAATGCAG GATTACTAAGGTGTGGGAAGAGTTGCAGACTAAGGTGGATTAATTACTTGAGAGCTGATTTGAAGAGAGGGAACTTTACAGGCGAAGAGGACGAACTTATCATTAAATTGCATCAATCCTTGGGAAATAG GTGGTCTTTAATCGCCAGTCACTTACCAGGGCGAACAGATAACGAAATAAAGAACTACTGGAACTCTAAtttaagtacaaaaatgtattgctTCAGAAGGCTATCCAATCAAAGTTTACCCGTGATTCTGAACGTCACCGGTCGAAAGGGAATGAAGGATAACCGGGGCCACAGTACCAAGAAAGAAAATAATGGCAATTCTTCATCAAATAAGCCTATGGAGGTTTTTATTGATGAAGTTGTGCCATTTCCTTCTACTCCATCCTTGGAAAAAGAAACCTTCCCCTCGGCTGTAGAAGATAGCACGCACCTGGATCCCTATGAAGAAGATAATGAGAGAAGGATCGGTGTTATACCCAGTTCTTGTCAACACACTGGGGATGGGGATCGATATGTAGAGAATTCAATGCTATGCCCTACGGCTACTGATAGCGTTGTTGAGAAAGAGACTGATATTTTCTCACTATTCGGAAGTACTGAAAGCAGCGGGGTGCTCTGTTTTGACAACATCTTGGACAATGAATTGCTACAAACAAATGGCGATTCCACGTTATCCCGGTGGGGATTGAACCAAGTCTCTGTCGACCTTGAGAACAGTGGAGATCTGTGTCCAAACAAATCAGCAGCTATTAACAAGCAAGTAGAGAGTGGCGACTGTGGGACTGGGGATTTGACTTCCTATTTCTGCACAACATCATGCTTCTTTGATGATTGTGAAGTCAATAATATTCTGGATTGGGACTGGGAAAGGAACGAGCTTTGGGATGAGAAGGAGTGCATTATGCCATCTTGGCTGTGGGAGCTCGATTACAATGACAAAGACGATAGACTTACATTGGAAAATAATGACCTTGAGTTGCATGGCTCCGCAGTTGCTTGA
- the LOC107912335 gene encoding uncharacterized protein, giving the protein MLESRFRVSLHHLVTGYAGLVSARKIVLSLTCIQPKGFESLKRSVHTSNDDDDFAELGLPVERVGGVIAELMTVRPQHFVKINGTKKKLNGSPFKEDSCLNIKDVSLKVGNSFVPSLDLENNNSGRSTFRTSSSVTIKNAPSIIDFLELKEAISVFGKVIKVSRRPGTYGLDNWDIEFKRLKSSKKALSVGYITVKKMHLRIWPLQSLETVIVRISNISLETADSTIHSACKLCGSLKGLVRMKEGVVDALFSLKGETDRKSILKKLNSTMVDESKWSAHLQQSESPSMAMTENGNAEGDLGFKIGGHLADLEREVLMKKICVEDLHRLHHCVLHLENHPLKAPSTESEL; this is encoded by the exons ATGCTTGAGTCGAGATTCCGAGTTTCACTCCATCATCTAGTCACCG GTTACGCTGGCCTTGTTTCAGCAAGGAAAATAGTGCTTTCTCTTACTTG CATCCAACCAAAAGGGTTTGAGAGCTTAAAGCGGTCAGTGCATACTTCGAACGATGATGATGATTTTGCGGAATTAGGCTTACCAGTGGAAAGGGTTGGAGGTGTAATCGCGGAACTGATGACAGTAAGGCCTCAACATTTTGTG AAAATCAATGGTACTAAAAAGAAGTTAAATGGGTCACCTTTTAAGGAAGACAGCTGCCTTAACATCAAGGATGTATCCCTTAAAGTTGGGAACTCTTTTGTTCCTTCTCTAGATCTTGAGAACAATAATAGTGGAAGATCTACTTTCAGAACTTCAAGTTCTGTTACGATTAAGAATGCACCTTCTATAATTGACTTTCTTGAGTTAAAGGAGGCAATTTCAGTTTTTGGTAAGGTCATAAAGGTTTCCAGGAGGCCTGGTACATATGGACTTGATAATTGGGACATTGAATTTAAG AGATTGAAGTCAAGCAAGAAAGCATTATCAGTTGGCTATATAACAGTAAAGAAAATGCATCTCCGAATTTGGCCACTGCAGTCATTAGAAACTGTTATAGTTAGAATTAGCAACATCAGCTTAGAGACTGCAGATTCAACAATACACTCTGCATGCAAATTATGTGGTTCTTTGAAGGGTCTTGTGAGGATGAAAGAGGGTGTTGTGGATGCCTTATTTAGTTTGAAGGGTGAGACAGACAGAAAGAGCATACTAAAGAA ATTGAACTCTACAATGGTTGATGAGTCGAAATGGTCAGCTCATTTACAACAAAGCGAGTCTCCGTCGATGGCAATGACTGAAAACGGCAATGCTGAAGGtgatttggggtttaaaattggTGGACATTTGGCTGACTTGGAAAGGGAAGTACTTATGAAGAAGATTTGTGTGGAAGACCTGCACCGTTTGCATCATTGCGTGCTACACCTTGAAAATCACCCTCTGAAAGCTCCATCAACAGAATCTGAGTTGTAA
- the LOC107912337 gene encoding probable protein disulfide-isomerase A6 has protein sequence MKFQVWLALGILAFLLASAWADDVLVLTEENFEKEVGQDRGALVEFYAPWCGHSQKLAPEYEKLEASFKKAKSVLIGKVDCDEHKSVCGKYGVEGYPTIKWFPKGSLDPKQYEGPRTAESLAEFVNTEGGTNVKIATLPSNVVVLNADNFDEVVLDETKNMFVEFYGPWCGYCKNLAPTYEKVATAFKMEEDVVIANIDTDKYKDLAEKYGVSGYPTLKFFPKGNKAGEDYDGGQSLDEFVAFINVQCGTNRDAKGQLTSKAGILSSLDALGKQFVAASIDERKTVFSKIKEVEKLKGSSASYGKIYLKAAKSYLEKGADYPKKEIERLQRILDKSISPAKADELTLKKNILSTFA, from the exons ATGAAGTTTCAGGTCTGGTTAGCCTTGGGAATCTTGGCATTCTTGTTGGCCTCAGCCTGGGCAGACGATGTCCTCGTGCTAACCGAAGAAAACTTTGAGAAGGAAGTCGGTCAAGACAGAGGGGCTCTCGTCGAGTTCTATGCTCCTTG GTGCGGACACAGTCAGAAGCTAGCTCCTGAGTATGAGAAGCTTGAGGCGAGTTTTAAGAAGGCTAAATCAGTCTTGATTGGAAAG GTAGACTGTGATGAGCATAAGAGTGTATGCGGCAAATATGGTGTTGAAGGCTACCCAACTATAAAGTGGTTTCCTAAGGGCTCTTTGGATCCTAAACA GTATGAAGGACCTCGTACAGCAGAGTCTCTTGCTGAATTTGTGAACACTGAAGGAG GAACGAATGTGAAGATAGCCACTTTGCCATCCAATGTTGTAGTTCTAAATGCTGATAATTTTGACGAGGTTGTTCTTGATGAGACCAAAAATATGTTTGTTGAGTTTTATGGACCCTG GTGTGGCTACTGCAAAAACCTTGCTCCT ACCTATGAAAAGGTAGCAACGGCATTTAAAATGGAAGAAGATGTAGTGATAGCTAATATAGATACTGACAAGTACAAGGATCTAGCTGAGAA GTATGGAGTAAGTGGGTATCCAACATTGAAATTCTTTCCAAAAGGCAACAAAGCTGGTGAAGACTATGACGGTGGTCAGAGTTTAGATGAATTTGTTGCTTTCATCAATGTGCAGTGTGGCACCAATCGTGATGCGAAAGGACAACTAACTTCAAAG GCTGGTATCTTGTCAAGTTTGGATGCATTGGGGAAGCAGTTTGTGGCTGCTAGCATTGATGAGAGGAAAACAGTCTTCTCTAAGATTAAAGAAGTTGAGAAGCTTAAGGGCTCCTCTGCGAG TTATGGAAAGATATACTTGAAAGCTGCTAAAAGCTATTTGGAGAAAGGTGCTGATTATCCCAAGAAGGAAATTGAGCGGCTGCAGCGCATTCTTGACAAG TCAATAAGCCCAGCAAAAGCCGATGAATTGACGCTCAAGAAGAATATCCTTTCAACATTTGCTTGA
- the LOC107912338 gene encoding uncharacterized protein isoform X2, protein MGNEAETPKMRFISTISVLTSVTSIMASSLNGLTVGDPLPEYLLESPARSEGMFYPRDEMPCQYSPMSEDSDDSRFSETAMNTCFPHSDRLPTSPVSPYRYQRPLNAFYSTPSTSSYSLPGNVSAVTCSQPRKRGSDTEGQFPSSPSDICHSADLRRAALMRSVHMKTQPAGSSSLELQFGLGQENSLSIEAEERPCSFVKSLIGDSEYQTEECSSTSISEPEFSREKSCGVSNMDLKGDESRA, encoded by the exons ATGGGAAACGAGGCAGAGACCCCGAAGATGAGGTTTATCTCGACAATCTCCGTTCTCACAAGCGTTACCTCA ATAATGGCGTCTAGTTTGAATGGATTAACTGTTGGGGACCCACTTCCTGAATATCTCCTAGAATCTCCTGCTAGGTCTGAAGGCATGTTCTATCCCAG GGATGAAATGCCATGCCAATATTCACCAATGTCGGAAGATTCAGATGACTCGAGATTCTCTGAAACAGCAATGAACACTTGCTTCCCGCATTCTGATAGGCTGCCTACCAGTCCTGTTTCACCATATAGATATCAAAGACCACTGAATGCTTTCTACTCCACTCCTTCAACCAGTTCATATTCTTTACCTGGAAATGTCAGTGCTGTTACTTGTTCACAGCCTCGCAAAAGAGGCTCAGATACAGAGGGTCAATTTCCATCCTCACCAAGTGACATTTGCCACTCTGCTGACTTACGCAGAGCAGCACTCATGCGGTCTGTACATATGAAAACACAGCCAGCTGGTTCATCATCTTTAGAATTGCAATTTGGTTTAGGCCAAGAGAATTCGCTCAGTATTGAAGCTGAGGAACGGCCATGCTCATTTGTGAAGTCCTTAATCGGTGACAGTGAATATCAGACTGAAGAGTGTTCCTCAACGAGTATCTCAGAGCCTGAATTTAGTCGAGAGAAATCTTGTGGTGTGTCAAATATGGATTTGAAAGGGGATGAATCCAGGGCTTAG
- the LOC107912338 gene encoding uncharacterized protein isoform X1 has protein sequence MMGPESTSSSTPSPNGKRGRDPEDEVYLDNLRSHKRYLSEIMASSLNGLTVGDPLPEYLLESPARSEGMFYPRDEMPCQYSPMSEDSDDSRFSETAMNTCFPHSDRLPTSPVSPYRYQRPLNAFYSTPSTSSYSLPGNVSAVTCSQPRKRGSDTEGQFPSSPSDICHSADLRRAALMRSVHMKTQPAGSSSLELQFGLGQENSLSIEAEERPCSFVKSLIGDSEYQTEECSSTSISEPEFSREKSCGVSNMDLKGDESRA, from the exons ATGATGGGTCCTGAATCAACATCATCGTCGACGCCATCCCCAAATGGGAAACGAGGCAGAGACCCCGAAGATGAGGTTTATCTCGACAATCTCCGTTCTCACAAGCGTTACCTCAGTGAg ATAATGGCGTCTAGTTTGAATGGATTAACTGTTGGGGACCCACTTCCTGAATATCTCCTAGAATCTCCTGCTAGGTCTGAAGGCATGTTCTATCCCAG GGATGAAATGCCATGCCAATATTCACCAATGTCGGAAGATTCAGATGACTCGAGATTCTCTGAAACAGCAATGAACACTTGCTTCCCGCATTCTGATAGGCTGCCTACCAGTCCTGTTTCACCATATAGATATCAAAGACCACTGAATGCTTTCTACTCCACTCCTTCAACCAGTTCATATTCTTTACCTGGAAATGTCAGTGCTGTTACTTGTTCACAGCCTCGCAAAAGAGGCTCAGATACAGAGGGTCAATTTCCATCCTCACCAAGTGACATTTGCCACTCTGCTGACTTACGCAGAGCAGCACTCATGCGGTCTGTACATATGAAAACACAGCCAGCTGGTTCATCATCTTTAGAATTGCAATTTGGTTTAGGCCAAGAGAATTCGCTCAGTATTGAAGCTGAGGAACGGCCATGCTCATTTGTGAAGTCCTTAATCGGTGACAGTGAATATCAGACTGAAGAGTGTTCCTCAACGAGTATCTCAGAGCCTGAATTTAGTCGAGAGAAATCTTGTGGTGTGTCAAATATGGATTTGAAAGGGGATGAATCCAGGGCTTAG